GTCGCCGTCGAGACCGGGGTCCCCGGTCACCGCACGGACGACCCGCTTGCCGCCGCGCGCGGCCTCCATGACAAGATTGACGGCATCCCTGATCGCTGGGATACCGGCGGCTGTTGACGCATCGTCAACAATCGTGATCTCAGGCGTGCTCACACCCGGACGGGCATGGCCGCGTACGACTTCGAGCACATCCGGCTCGGCGATCAGTACCTCCGCCCCCGCGAGCGCCTCGACGGCGCGGAGTGTCAGCAGACCCGGATCCCCGGGTCCGGCACCGAGGAAGGTGACGTGCCCTGATGCGTGGACTGCCGGATGGTCGGCGATGGGGCTCAAAGTGCTCGCTCCCCCATAAGACCGGCCGCACCCTTGGCGAGCATCTCGGACGCGAGTTCGCGACCGAGCGCGACGGCGTCGCCGTGCGACGTGGGTACGGGACCGGTGATGGACAACTGCACGAGCGTCGAGCCGTCGGTCGTGCCGACGACGCCACGCAGGCGCAGTTCGTTGACAAATCGCGTGTCCTGTCCGTCGCCCAGCAGGTCGGCCAGCGCACCCACAGGTGCGCTGCAGCCGGCCTCCAGGGCGGCGAGCAGGGAACGTTCCGCGGTGACGGCGATCCGCGTGTGCGGATCGTCGAGGCCGGCGAGTGCGGCGGCGAGTTCCGGGTCGGAAGCCACGCATTCGACGGCGAGTGCCCCCTGGCCGGGGGCCGGCAGGACGGAGTCGACCGACAGGAAGTCGGTCACCTCGGCGGTCCTGCCAAGTCGGTTGAGACCCGCGGCGGCCAGCACGACCCCGTCCAGCTCACCGCCGTGCACGTAGCCGATGCGGGTGTCGATGTTCCCGCGTATCGGCACGGTCTCTATGAGGAGGCCGTGGCTGCGGGCGTACGCGTTGAGCTGCGCGGTACGCCGCGGGGAGCCCGTACCGATCCTGGCACCGTGCGGCAGCCGGTCGAGGGTGAGCCCGTCGCGGGCGATGAGCACGTCCCGCGGGTCCTCGCGGCGCGGTACGGCGGCCAGCGTCAGGTTCTCGGGCTGCGCCGTGGGCAGGTCCTTGAGCGAGTGGACGGCGAAGTCGACCTCGCCCCGCAGCAGCGCGTCGCGCAGCGCGGTGACGAAGACGCCGGTGCCGCCGATCTGCGACAACTGCTCGCGGGAGGTGTCGCCGTACGTCGTGATCTCGACGAGCTCCACCCGCCGTCCGGTCAACTCCCTGACGGCGTCGGCCACTTGGCCGGACTGGGCCATGGCCAGCTTGCTGCGCCTGGTCCCGAGTCTCAGTGTCTTCTCGGTCATACCCGCCCTCGGTTCCTGAGGTCGACCGCGTTCCGGTCGCCGGCCTCGCTCCGGTCGGCCCTGCTGACGGCGGCGACCGTCTGCGGGTCGAGGTCGAACAGTTCGCGCAGCGCGTCCGCGTAACCCGCGCCGCCCGGCTCACCGGCGAGCTGCTTCACCCGCACGGTCGGGGCGTGCAGAAGCTTGTCCACGACGCGGCGCACGGTCTGTGTGATCTCGGCGCGCTGCCGCTCGTCCAAGCCGGGGAGCCGGCCTTCGAGACGCGTGATCTCGTTGGTGACGACGTCGGCGGCCATGGCGCGCAGGGCGACCACGGTCGGGGTGATGTGGGCGGCGCGCTGGGCGGCGCCGAAGGCCGCGACCTCGTCGGCGACGATCCGCTTGACCTGGTCGACGTCGGCGGCCATCGGGGCGTCGGCGGAGGCGTCGGCCAGGGACTCGATGTCGATCAGCCGGGCGCCGCCGAGGCGGTGGACGGCGGCGTCGATGTCGCGGGGCATGGCGAGGTCGAGAAGCGCGATCTCCCGGTCACCGGGCACCGAACCTACGGCGGCCTCGACGGCGTCGGCCGTCAGGACGAGACCGGTGGCGCCGGTACAGGAGACGACGATGTCGGCACGTGTCAACTCCGCGTCCACAGCGCCCATGTCGACAGCGCGGGCCCTGACTCCCGTACCGCCGGGCTCGTTCAGGATCGCCACCAGCCGCTCCGCGCGGGAGGCCGTGCGGTTGGCGACGACGATCTCGGCGACCCCGGCACGGGCGAGTGTCGCGGCGGCGAGCGAGGACATCGACCCGGCGCCGATCACCAGCGCGCGCCGGCCCCCGGCCCAGGTGTCGACGTTCGCGCCGGCGGCGAGCTGTTCGAGACCGAAGGTGACGAGCGACTGCCCGGCCCGGTCGATCCCGGTCTCGCTGTGGGCGCGCTTGCCGACGCGCAGCGCCTGCTGGAAGAGGTCGTTGAGGAGCCGGCCCGCGGTGTGCAGCTCCTGGCCGCTGGCGAGCGTGTCCTTGATCTGGCCGAGGATCTGACCCTCGCCGACGACCATCGAGTCCAGTCCGCAGGCCACCGTGAAGAGATGGTGGACGGCGCGGTCCTCGTAGTGCACATAGAGATAAGGGGTCAGCTCGTCGAGGCCGACGCCGCTGTGCCGGGCGAGAAGTGTCGACAACTCGGCGACGCCCGCGTGGAACTTGTCCACGTCGGCGTACAGCTCGACCCGGTTGCACGTCGTGAGGACGGCCGCCTCGGTCGCCGGTTCGGCGGCGAGCACGTCCTGAAGGAGCTTGATCCGGCTGTCCGGTGACAGCGAAGCCCGGTCCAGCACGCTCACGGGCGCGCTGCGGTGGCTCAGACCGATGACCAGAAGACTCATG
This window of the Streptomyces niveus genome carries:
- the hemC gene encoding hydroxymethylbilane synthase; amino-acid sequence: MTEKTLRLGTRRSKLAMAQSGQVADAVRELTGRRVELVEITTYGDTSREQLSQIGGTGVFVTALRDALLRGEVDFAVHSLKDLPTAQPENLTLAAVPRREDPRDVLIARDGLTLDRLPHGARIGTGSPRRTAQLNAYARSHGLLIETVPIRGNIDTRIGYVHGGELDGVVLAAAGLNRLGRTAEVTDFLSVDSVLPAPGQGALAVECVASDPELAAALAGLDDPHTRIAVTAERSLLAALEAGCSAPVGALADLLGDGQDTRFVNELRLRGVVGTTDGSTLVQLSITGPVPTSHGDAVALGRELASEMLAKGAAGLMGERAL
- a CDS encoding glutamyl-tRNA reductase: MSLLVIGLSHRSAPVSVLDRASLSPDSRIKLLQDVLAAEPATEAAVLTTCNRVELYADVDKFHAGVAELSTLLARHSGVGLDELTPYLYVHYEDRAVHHLFTVACGLDSMVVGEGQILGQIKDTLASGQELHTAGRLLNDLFQQALRVGKRAHSETGIDRAGQSLVTFGLEQLAAGANVDTWAGGRRALVIGAGSMSSLAAATLARAGVAEIVVANRTASRAERLVAILNEPGGTGVRARAVDMGAVDAELTRADIVVSCTGATGLVLTADAVEAAVGSVPGDREIALLDLAMPRDIDAAVHRLGGARLIDIESLADASADAPMAADVDQVKRIVADEVAAFGAAQRAAHITPTVVALRAMAADVVTNEITRLEGRLPGLDERQRAEITQTVRRVVDKLLHAPTVRVKQLAGEPGGAGYADALRELFDLDPQTVAAVSRADRSEAGDRNAVDLRNRGRV